aggaaaacagcatgtaaaggatttgggaataatgatgtctgacgacctaacgtttagggagcataaccaagcaaatattgcgacagccaggaaaatgataggatggattacgagaactttcaaatccagggatcccatcacaatggttgtactcttcaagtcacttgtgttgtcccgtcttgagtactgctcagtactcactttccccttcagagcaggagagattgctgaaataaagggaatacagagaacatatatggcacgcatagacgcgataaagcacctaaattattgggatcgtctcaaagccctccaaatgtactcactagaaagaagacgagagagatataaaataatatacacctagaagatactggagggccaagtaccaaatctacacagtaaaataacaacgtactggagtgaacgatatggaagaaaatgcagaatagaatcagtgaagagcaggtgtgctataggcacaatcagagaacactgtataaacatcagatgctcgctgggagggtgttgaacaaccgtggacctaagaaatattgccggaacaaccgtggacatcttcaagaggaaactagatttattcctcaaaggagtgcaggaccaaccgggctgtggtgggtatgtgggcctgcgggccactccaaacaacagcttagtggaccaaactctcacaagtcaagccgggcctctggccgggcttggggagtagaacaactcccagaaccccatcaaccaggtatcaaccaaccaggcgccccctccagcgggtggtccgatggctcacaaggcccctacatggtgcccttcagcacgtacaccatccaaagagggggcaggagaggtggcacaggcatcccacacctgtcccagggaggtgtacgtgagaccCCTCACCAcgtcaaggaggcaccacggggggggggggggggggggagcaccaTGAAGACTCGCAGTATGGTGCATTCGGATTAAAATCCTCACCAGTggtcagagtgtgggaagaggttctctaagtttggaaatatgaagacaagCAGAGGTGCATTCGGAGGAGAAAGTTAATGAATACCTAGAGTGTGGGAGAAGTTTTAGTTTGCTTAGAAGCATAAAGACTCAAGATGGTGCACTTGGGTGAAAATCCTTACGAGTGTACGGAGTGGATTAACATGTTAATCTTCATATTATTATGTCGCACATTATGGGTATATCCCTTAATACACAATTCAATTTGGAAAATGTAAAAGGAATTTCTGTTTTATTTTCTTTGAGAAAAATATGCTTTGCTATGGATGGTAAAGCTCTGCATCATGAGCTATTGAGgtttattttacttttgaggtCTCTAACTAGTTTACATAATTCATCCATAAGAATGTGAAGAATGTGTACCCTCAGAATATAAGAGGAAGGGTCAATTGTAAGGAACGGAATTACACATGGAAATGAAGCCTCTAATACTATTGATAGATGTAATACAGTATAACGAATAATAATTGTACCAGAAATAGATATCTCACTTCCTAATAAATTAAAAATTTGTCCAACATATACTTTATTCAAAGGAAGAATCAAAAGGTACCAAATTTCATATTATTAGTATCCCAGCTTGTGCTACTAACTCACActttatcttgtgctacccatttAATTTATAACTTTAGTCATATAACTCCCACAGTAAAAATCTGTTTTATCAGTTGGGTTCATTCCTGACTCACTCAGGATATCTGGTTTTGAATCCCAGGTGGGACAAAAATGGTTaggcacgtttcctatcacctaatgcacttattctattctcctagcagtaaataagtactgaGGAGTTATTCAACTTGTTGTGGGGTTAAACACAAATTGAATGcaggttcaagtcactccattgcctcaaaataattttcattgatatatcacgccattgtgatttctttgcAATTCTATGGTATTGTAGCAACGGCTGACATTTTATAATAAAGTTGCAACAGCTGACATTCTTCTTCTtcatgatagtaggtgcagtttgcatgaagggtttttcctcccgatgactgcaccagcacAGGTGTTGggagaggcgtttatgttgaggatgataagaGTTCCAAAAGTGTTTGTTACGTTGTAGTGTATATAGAGGAGCGGTGACTAAAACAGAGGtgtatgttagagggagacttgccgcactgtagggcggtgtgttgtgtttatggcgtcagctgatccatggTGTTGCGGCGAGgcatttgttttctgtgtttagctgttggtggcgccaggtataaatgtggcacgggtcaaatgtgactcaatttgttggtcgactggagatatttagccagtgctttgactatttcgtatttttcctgtaacgagtggtcaccgcctcctaatatatgatcgatggtaaagggtattttaagtgagataagtacttgtgtgaaatttactctggcactatgatgtcggAAGCTGTGAAGGAGAGTGTTCGatttttcaggcacctgacagtggatgcagagttcgttgatgtctgttctgtacttagagctgtgggcTGCCAGTTTGGTGTGTTCCGACCTTAATCTGGTCATTGTTATATCAATTTCTCtacttttatatctgacatgtttccaagtttccatttctttttaatggacccgtaGTACAAAGATGAGCACGACATTTTCCAATTCGTCtcaaaatcttgggtgatggtatttttgaaggctcctttacgtgaaACATAAGGGATTAAATGACCGGTAAtgtgaggcgtgttgtgcattgctttggctagttgatctactagttcattatggagaataccacaatgcgctgggaccaattggatagaggtatcataaccattcaatcgatgttcatgaagttgaaggcatgggtaaacaaactccttgcacgttgttgaagagtacgtaattgcttgaatcgcactcttggagtcattacatattttttttttttttacaggcaaagcattcaatatatatacaattaaaACAAGACAAGAACAAagaaaacataacaaaacaaaacaataaacTACCGGCCAGAAGGTccgacagcacagtacaacaaaGAACAAACACGATAAAGGCATGAGAAACTCAGcacacatcaagacacaaaatagaaaacaatgtcaaacaagcaagcacagtaacagtacaaaacaaaacattaaaacaaaacaaacatcaagaGATACAACATAAAACATAACAAGAAAACATACAACAAACAAACCAAAAATTACAAACAAGTACAACATTGTAATGCAATAATAAAACACCAGTGCAAAGGTACATCTgagaaacaagacatgaatataaACACTGACACCGCCTCGCaacacacaaagggagaggccaaaatatacaataataacaaAACAAGTAAACCAGGCAATCAATAAAACTAAACATAggaacatacacaacaacaaacaagcaccggcctgaaggaccgagaacaaaacacaacataaaggacatcatgaaatagaacaagaaaacgcacagcacacaacaaggcaaaaataaaaacaaaaaacaataataaaaacaaaCAATACATTCTAGCAATGCACAAGTAGAACACACATGGCAAAATAACAATACAAAAGCAAATACATGAACAAAAACGCTCTCACCAAAACACCTGCCTCGCAACAAATAAAggagaggcacgggcacaaaATACAATAGGGCAAACAAAAGGCCATAGGGGCACACAACACTACAGGAACATGGAATCAGCAGacatatttgcccgggaacaAGGCCCGGGGGAACCGCACATTAAACGCCTCCCACTGCAGCCATATCCTCCAAGTGCCCCGATCACCCACCGGGGGCGCCATGTCATCcggaaccccggcaacaaacacctgcaaatagGGAACTCAGACGGTGTCACTCCAGAGGCGAgtaactgccaccctacaccatACATTGGGAACCCGCCCATCATGAAAGTCCTCCGGCCGTTCCGACAGCAGAGCCTCTTCAATCACGGCCTCCATTGCCCCAGATCGCAACTCCACACGATGGGGCCAGACAGAGggccacaggggcaccagcggccatgggcacaccaccagacgactgcaagGAACCAGGGCGGCGCGCATCCTTTTGTAAAGTCACTACCAGGCCACTCTCAGCACCAGAGTCCGCactatccctggcagcggaagccaccacaccccactgcggagagtcccccaacggggaaggaacagaaggcacacccgagacacgggcaccagcaggcacatgaacctccgccacTACCAACAGTGGAGACAATGACGCATCCAGATCCACGCCTTCAACACCCAAAGACACAGCCACTGAAGTCCCTAACATTGGCCCAGGcagtagacgaacgcctggaacgtttgggcaccgactggatatcgtcagagccggaagcggatccagaaacacgggcaccaccAGCCGGACGAACTGACGCCCGACGCAGGacagcagcagcctcaaccacaggggaaaccggaccacacacagcaggaggctttgcagccaccccagcacccagcacaggagggaCCCGAGGTGAGGATGCAGGGCCAAGcccagcagccgaagacgagtgAGCAGACGGCGACGCCTCACAGGGAGTACCAGGAAGGCCCATGGGAGTAGCAGGGCCAGAGACAGGATCAGGAGTAACATCCGACGGCGCCGCAAGatccggaggagggtctgcgacaacTGGGGGAACGTCGGGCGACTCCCGGGGAGCCTCGAAAGCAatcgggacgctcacctcctcacccccggagtcctcctccaaagggagcggtgggaaatcctcttcacggaacaAATTCACGGGAGCAACCAGATCAGCAGTGCACCTGGCAGCCTGAtgtcccaacaagccacaccggaaacaagtacggggttggcgggcataaaacacccgcacgtagtaccctaacagcctgacagaggatggaatgtccaaCCTCGGTCACATCCCGAGGGTACAAATGTTGGTTTTTACACCCGAATACTTCCCTGATGACAGCGAGTTCATCCACACACTGATTACGGGACCatacctctggaagaaacgccggaggagggtctcaggaaactccactggggtgtcggaaaatccgacaccacataatatatcatacagataatagctgtgttgtataaacaagttaaccatagaaaatgtaacttgtagtggaattaccgtctaaagaaaacgggatatcatcaccacataccattataaattgaccagctattctgctgggaattattcttaaatacataagtctttggactttaccatcataaaaacatcttatataaattaacttaattatcaatattaaagtagagtaaatgtgacccttctatcacgttctgaaatctggacaatgtaagccaggcgtcagagggaggaaggagggcagccattgttgtttatattgagaccagaggctcacacgggagcaaattcggctcctgttaaatttacttggacgtagtgttatggaaaccaaaggtgtaccatttttcaacacgctgtctacatatcaagttaagtgttctttccgaaacccattatctatcattagtggccattaatgtcattgggtagggttagccagttaga
The DNA window shown above is from Procambarus clarkii isolate CNS0578487 chromosome 65, FALCON_Pclarkii_2.0, whole genome shotgun sequence and carries:
- the LOC138354904 gene encoding uncharacterized protein, with product MESADIFAREQGPGEPHIKRLPLQPYPPSAPITHRGRHVIRNPGNKHLQIGNSDGVTPEASNCHPTPYIGNPPIMKVLRPFRQQSLFNHGLHCPRSQLHTMGPDRGPQGHQRPWAHHQTTARNQGGAHPFVKSLPGHSQHQSPHYPWQRKPPHPTAESPPTGKEQKAHPRHGHQQAHEPPPLPTVETMTHPDPRLQHPKTQPLKSLTLAQAVDERLERLGTDWISSEPEADPETRAPPAGRTDARRRTAAASTTGETGPHTAGGFAATPAPSTGGTRGEDAGPSPAAEDE